The genomic stretch ctggtggatttttaaaaatgcataccatatcctcaaaaacggatacggatgcggattcggaacggaaattatccgtaccatttacatccctaGTGGCGAGTAGCGTTGGTGGAGCGAGCTGCGTGCGCCTTGGCCCATCACCTCTTTCCCGCTGCGTCATTTTTCTGCTTCTGTTTGTTTTGTGTGATGGCCCAATCCCAACTGCCCAAGCTGTGGGTGATCAAAGCCCACGTGCTGACAGTTTTTGCCCCTGGTCGTGGAGGACTTTATCGCTAAAATCAGCCTCATGCAGAAGACGAGCGCCGCTGAAGCCCGGGCAAGCGCCGGGGCACAGGGATGTTGTGTCCGCCTATGTCACAGAGGATAGCGTGATAAGGGCCCCTGACCtcaatctctcctttgaaagcttGGACAATTTTCAGGGAATCAGATTCAATTATAATTGGAGAGCAATCAATTCTATCAACCAATTGCAAGCCCTGCAAAAGAGCAGCTGCTTCAGCGGAAGTAGCGTTATCCATGAACTGAGAGCACGAGCCAGCAATTTCCTCCCCCCTCCCATCACGTATATAGCACCTGCAGCTCCTGTTCCATATGTGAAAAAACAGGCATCAACGGACAGCATACAACAGAAATATGGTCGATGAGAGGTGTGGGCAGATATATATGCTCTCTTCAACGGACAGCATGTAACAGAAATATGCTCTGTTCAAACAATGGAAAATGTGGTAATAACGGGTAAACATACTTCCTACAAGAGTGATAAAAGCATATGTCTGAAAAATTGCCGCTGGTTGCTGTCCGAAGACTTTTACTATTTATCAAACTGCTCAAGGATTAATAAAAATCTGACTACTTATCTGTATCTCCTTTTACGGACAAAGTTTACATGACAAGTTAACTATAAGCATACATTTGTCAAAAAGAAAAAACTATAAGCATACAGATAAATGGCTATCTAGAAATCTTGGAATACTAAAACTAAATGTTGGCAGCGAGTACCAATTGACATCCCATGGCGAACCTAGACAAATACATGTACAATAACCATGTGACCAACAATACAGGAATCAGGGGTCTAGGGAAGATGCATGAAAATCTGGAGCTTCCCCTTTCCGCTATGATTGCAGATTATGGCATGATTTTAAATCAAGGCTGTTCACCGTCGCATAACATCAAAGAGACGTACGCACTTCTAAATGTCCTTCAAAAAGGGAATGGATTCTTTCCAGCATCTTTTCATGACATCGACTACTTTCATGGTATATTTCTCATCCTCTGGATAATACGCGATTGGGTCATCCAGCAATGGGGCTTCAAGATTCAGAACACCTTCTAATGTCGCATGCAGACAATATGCTGAATAAGTGATGTGGTAACCCCCTTCCTGGACAATCAGTATTTTCCCATCGCTATGCCGATTAGCCATGCTCCTCATTATTTTTCCAATTCTCCTATAACCATCCATGGTCAGGCACTGTCTTCCATTTGGATCAAACTGCATCGGACAAAAATCACAATTAGTTAGTCCAATAGACTCATATAGTTCTTTATCATGCAAAGAAAGAACATGGAGTAATACAGTTTAAGATAGGAGGCTATCATTCATATATGGTCATTTCAATCTTCAAGGTATAATTGCTCCTTGTTAAAATATATCATCGCATATCTCCATCAGTTCTGACTTTTGGGTGAATTAGTCAGTCCATCAATTGAATATGGTATTAGAGTCAGAAGGTCTCTAGTTCAAGACCCGGCCAATGCACTATTGAATAAAATTAGTTGCAACCTTCATCGATCCCACATGCAAGGCCTAATAGAGCCTAGACGTGACGGAGAGTGCTGAAATATATTGTCACCCTTACCTACCAGTTCAGACTTTTGCATCAATTCAATATGGTATCAAACCCAAGTGGTCTCACTTCTTAAGGTATGTCTAGCCTTGACGTGAGGGGAGTGTTGAAATATATCGTCTACCCTTCTCAATTCAATAGTCCTCTTTAATTCAATATATTTTTTCCACCCAAGATCTTAGCGTCATTGATGGAAATGAGATTGAAGTCAAAGTTTTTGGTGTTCTGCACTAGCATTGGAAGGCGCCTACACTCTCAATTAATAATATCCTCTACGCTCCTAGTATAAGGGGAAAATTAATTTATGTTTCCGTTTTAGATGATGAACATTATGGGTGTAAGTTTGGAAACCATAAGTGCATTACTGAGTTCAATGATATAATACAGGTCTTGCTATCAGGCATAAGAGGTTGTCTTATGGCTGTCATGACTGACAGCAAGACCAAATTATTATCATTAAACTCAGTAATGCACTTATGGTTCCTAACTAGCACACAGTGTTCATCATCCGGAAATCAAATTTCCCCTTAAACAAGGAGCATAATGAACATAATTAAGCAGAAGAGTGTAGCCGCCTTCTAAGGCTACTAGAGAACACACCGTAGCTTCAACTTCAGTGTTCTTCCCATTTGCAATCTAAAGATTTTTCTCCCGCTTCTTATAATCCGCTTCTTATAATCCCACAGAAAGCACACCATGTAAGAAATTAGTAACATGCACGATACAACTGATTCAATGCACCAAGTATTAGGGGAAATCAGCAAAAAGGACTCGTCAACAAATAAATAAATTATATCATGGCCCTTTTAGCAAGCCACTTCTTAAAGCTTGCACAGTCCTTCAATATCTATCTCCCCTGAGGCTTATGTCCCTTTAACTTACTAGACTCGGCCTTAGGAGAGAATTGAAGCTTCTTCTTAGCCTTAAAAGGCTCCCTTGGTGCTTCCTCTTAGTGGGACTAATGACATTAACTAAGCCTTATGTCCTCTTGCCATTATGCATTTCCTCTTCCTCAACCCAATAGCTAATGAAGTCACTGATACTCCACTTTTCCTCATgagtattataaattttctttaaAATGCTAAACTCACTTGGTAGTTAAGTCATAACAAAGTGAAGAAGAAAGCCATGAGAGAGCCATGTCCATTCCCTTAAGCTTGGCGGCTATATCAGACATGGAGACGATATGATTCCTTATGCCCCAAACCGTAGCATCCTCATAATCAGGTACTGGCATAAGTCTTCGAGGAGTCTTTAAACTGCTCCTCCAAAGGCCAAGTACGTCTTAGCATCTTTGAAATCAGGGATTGCTCCCCTTATTCCAAGGGAGATGTTGTTCCTAATGATTATCAGACTATCAGTGACGTCTGGTTTGACCGCTCCCACTTCTCAGCCTTAACAGCATACTCCTTTTTCTCAGCATAATGCATCACTAAGACTAGAGGGTGCTCTTGGAGCATCCTCACGTAAGACAAGCCACAGCAAGTTGGAGCAGTGAAGCATTGCAATCGCACACTCATAGGGTGCTCTCTGGAGCTGTATTACAGATAGCTGGTCGGATATTAAATCAAGTTCCCACTTAGTCAGCACCCCAAAACACCTTATGAATGCTGGACTGACAGGAAACTCACTTTCAATTATTTACTATGTGTGGGGTTGTCCTGCTGAGGCTAGGATTTTTAATCCAAAACTTAAAAAATTAGACCCTAAAATTGTGAGTTGTACTTCATTGGTATCCTCTTCAAGGAAAGAGGTGTCACTTTAACTGCCTAGACAGACTAAGTTCGTGGAAATGACTATTCTTAGAAAATGCATAAATGAGTGGGAGCTCACAATATCGGAAGATAGATCTTGAGAAATTTGGGCTCATGTCCCATTAGCGATTATCCAAGAGCTACCATTCATTCCCACATCTCCAATTCTAATACTGGAGAtgcagaaaataagaaaaaaatggtTTTAAGGAAAATGAGCTTGGACAATCGCATCTACATTAAGATTAAAGGGGGCAAGTTAATAATCCTGGTTCTCTATGCGGATGATATCCTTTTGGCTAGTAGCGCCAAGAATACGCTACATGACACCATGGGGTTTTCTCTACTCAAATTTGATATGGAAGATCTTGGTGATGCCTCTTACGTTTTATGCATTGAGATTTACCAAGATAGGTCGAGAATGCTGAGTGCTTAAGAGATACAACATGCAAAACTGTTCTAGCACGCATGCTCCAATTGTTAAGGGTGATAAGTTCGGTTCATTCCAAAGCCCAACTAGTTCGATTAAATGAAGGCTATTCCTTATGCTTCAGCATGCTCAGTTTGTACGTGCCCTCACTTAGCATTCGTTAGTGAGAGCTTGGCAGATTTAACTCAAATCCACTGGAAGCAGTTAAGATCTTGCGACATCTGCAAGGTTACTCAGGGTGTGTTTGGTGTGGCCAAACTATACCTTACCAATTTATTGGCTATAACCAAATAGTTGGTATGTGTTTGGATGGTTTCCAATTCGCAGGGCGTGCCAATGCCCCACTAGCAACTTTAGTTTTTTTTGCCAATGTTAGCCAATTCATGGCAAGCAAGGCATCAACCACAATTTTGGCTAGCCAAATATTTGGAAGGGCAACCCTGGGcataaaccaaacacaccctgagTGCACACTTTGCATGGTGTGCTAATACTAAGAAATCCAAATGAAGTTATATCTTCACCCAGGTGGGGCCATTTCATGGAAAAGCTCCAAACAACCTCTTATGGCATCGTCTACGATGCAAGCTGAGTTTGTGGTATGTTATAAGGCTACCGGGTAGGCTGTATGGTTTTAGAACTCCATCTTGTATTTCAAAGTGGTAGACGGAATTTCTAAACCACTCACTTTATACTGTGATAGCAAAGCCACAGTTTCTATTTGAGTAACAACAAACCGACGGGTGCCACCAAACGACATCGACAATAAGTATCACATTGTGAAAAAATAGAGTCTAAGATCAAATTTCCCATTAAGATCGGGCATATTAGTACTAAGTCAATGCTCACAGATCCACTTACCAAAGGTCTATAATAAAAGGGAGCCGCAAATACCGCAATCTCACACAATTCCCTCTCTCCCGATAAACTCCAAACTGATCCAAAGCTAGCGCAACCCACAGGCCTACTCTTCCATGCTGCAACATCACCAACCAAGTCCCCACCGCCAAAAGACTACATCTTCGTTCTTTGACAGTGATCAATTTTTTTTTACGCAAGATAAGTGTTAACTACAATTTTACTTATCTATATTTTACAATTGTAGAAATGTGCAACTACACACGATTTAGCAAGATAGATGGATAAGGCCTATTTTTTCAAAAGTTAAGCAAAATGAAGTTTAAACAAACTGAAAAAAAACTATCATGAACTATGATATTATATAGATATCATCTGAAAAAATATTTCATCATGTATCTAATGGTGTTGATTTTCTGGAttatgcatgttaatgattttatctaaaaacttggtcaaatttaAGTAGTTTGACTTTTCGAAAAAGAATataagccttattcattggaatgggGGTATTAGCACATGTTATGAACTAAGTAGATAAGAATGCATAAGTGCAACTTACCGCGCTAGAATCTTGGCCAATGACAAAAACCAGAAGCTGAGGTTGAAACTTGTCAATTGCTGGGACAACCAATTGATTCATTGCATATTCATACCCTGCATCCCCACTTCCATTAGGCAAAGGTATGTTGAGATTGTACCCAAGCCCCCTGCCTTCACCAATCTCGTCAGCCAAGCCACTCCGTGGATGTGACGGACCCCAAGATCCATGATTCATATGAAGGGAGATTGTGAGCACGTTGTCCGTCCGATAGAAGCCCTCTGCTGTGCCATTCCCATAGTGCACATCTACATCAACAACGGCAACCTTTGCGCAGCCTGAGTCTAGAGCCAGCTGCACTGCAAGCCCAGCATTGTTCAGAAAGCAGTAGCCGTCGGCACGGTCCGGTTGCGCGTGATGGCCAGGGGGGCGGACCAATGCGTAGGCTATCTTCCCATGCCCATCTAGTATGTGCCTCGCCGCAGATAAGGTCGTTCCAGCAGCCAGAAGCGCCGCGCCCCATGAGCCGGGGTTCAAGAAGGTCCCCTCGCATAACTTCTTGGCCCCAGTGGCGTTTGCTTGCACCAGCTCGTCAATGTACTCTGCCCACCACAAAAGATCAAGGGTCAGTTGGGAACACAGAAGTTCGTAGAAATTTTAAAGGAATTTCATTCATTCCCCCACATGAACATGAAAATGGGGCCTAAAAGTACAGTATAGCAGACTTCTATTGCAATGCAAACACCAGCTAACTGTACCACAGCACAAAATCGAGGTGATTTAATCAACAATATGACTGGCAGGCAGATTCGAACTCTAGGTTAGATAGACTTCCAGTGCAATGCCAACACCATCCAGATGTACCACAACACAAGTGGAGGTAATTTAAACAAGATCAGCAATATGACTGGCAGGCAGATACGGACTCTAGATTCCGCGATGAGATTTGGGGGCTGACCGACCTGGGGTGTGGAAGGAGAGGAGCTCGCTGGCGTGGGCTGGGCAGCCGGAGTGCCAGGAGAGGAAGGGCGCGATGGGCCCGCGGCGGAGGATGGAGAGCATGTTGCGGACGCGGTCGGCGTTCTCCGGGTGCTGGTCGAGCACGTCGAGGAAGCCCGGGTCGCGGCCCGAGTCGAACACGCCGCGGCCGGCGTCGTGGGCCAGCATGCCCTCATGCCAAAACACCGCCAGACTCTCCTCCGCTGAAGGTCCGTCAGCGGCcgccgaggaggaagaggagtccATCAGCGGCGGCGGGTTTCGCTGTGGACCCGACCTGAAGACTTTTTCTTGAGAGAGATACAGAGACTGGAGTTCGCGTCTCGCGTCGACTTTTTTTTTACTGGAGTTCGCGTCTCGCGTCGACTTGTTCGTTAATACTGTAGTAGTAGTATACTAGTATGGGCTAAAATGGGACAAGCAAGGACGCGCTGGGCTTCAAATGTGTAAAGATTCTGATTGTTCCGGGACCTGGGCCTGTACGATGAAATGGGAAGAAGAAAGTCATTCAGTTCTCACTTACCCTAAAAGGAAAATATCAATTCTCATCTATAAAAAAACCTAAAAGTAATACTCGTATGAGCGGGATATGGAAACCTAGTGCCTCTCCTCCAAAACCTAGTGCACCCACCACCTCCGCCATCTTTACAGTTTGGTTCCCCTCACATCTGATCGACCTCGCCGGCCTCACAAGGATGAATGACCTGATCTATGTGTGAAGTTTTTAATAAAATTGCTCTATCGAATCTCTAATAAGATTTATTATAGATTGGAGTGAGTACTATTTTTAATACATTAGGTTATAGTTTTGTTAGCCGTCCTTTTTTGTTGGGTCCCCGATCAATGAAAATGGCATCGTCTATAATAAATGATTTTTGATCCTTTGATTGACTACGAGATTTCCTTCCCAATGCCAATGGTAGTGCTTTCTGATCTTAATCTGTTAGATTAGTGTAGAATTTTTTTCTTACGGTTCCGTGAGGAAGTTTGTTCTCGCAATGTTTGCCTCCTACTACCTCCTTTTACAATGGGTGAAATGTACTTTTGACTCCCCAGTTTTGTTGATCGGTCTGTTCGGTTGCTTTTTCCAGTCATACTCATAGTGGTACTCTTGATATGTCAATCtagattgactactttaatggatGCACCAGTGCACGTAACATTGGTGTTGCAGCTTAAATTAAAATTATTGGTGAACCTTCGTTGGTTTGGTATTTTCTTTATACAAAATTATGTCATGAAATAAGAAAGAGTTTAAAGATGTTGAAGATATGTTTATGTTTGTTTGAACTTTTTTTAATCGATGGATATAGTATATATACTACCCCATCCGTTCTTCTTTATGCTACGGTCTAGAAAAAATTAGACAAACCAGCAATGCATTTATTATTACTAATATTCATACTACCTCTATGGCTCCATCCCAAAacgtaaggcttatattattttttaaaaagtcaaactatgtcaagtttgactaatcttttaacaaaaataattaacatgcaaaatatgaAATTAATATTAATAAATAGATGATGAAATATATATTCGTATGGTATCTATATA from Lolium rigidum isolate FL_2022 chromosome 4, APGP_CSIRO_Lrig_0.1, whole genome shotgun sequence encodes the following:
- the LOC124707522 gene encoding histone deacetylase 8-like isoform X2 produces the protein MDSSSSSAAADGPSAEESLAVFWHEGMLAHDAGRGVFDSGRDPGFLDVLDQHPENADRVRNMLSILRRGPIAPFLSWHSGCPAHASELLSFHTPEYIDELVQANATGAKKLCEGTFLNPGSWGAALLAAGTTLSAARHILDGHGKIAYALVRPPGHHAQPDRADGYCFLNNAGLAVQLALDSGCAKVAVVDVDVHYGNGTAEGFYRTDNVLTISLHMNHGSWGPSHPRSGLADEIGEGRGLGYNLNIPLPNGSGDAGYEYAMNQLVVPAIDKFQPQLLVFVIGQDSSACLTMDGYRRIGKIMRSMANRHSDGKILIVQEGGYHITYSAYCLHATLEGVLNLEAPLLDDPIAYYPEDEKYTMKVVDVMKRCWKESIPFLKDI
- the LOC124707522 gene encoding histone deacetylase 8-like isoform X1, with the protein product MDSSSSSAAADGPSAEESLAVFWHEGMLAHDAGRGVFDSGRDPGFLDVLDQHPENADRVRNMLSILRRGPIAPFLSWHSGCPAHASELLSFHTPEYIDELVQANATGAKKLCEGTFLNPGSWGAALLAAGTTLSAARHILDGHGKIAYALVRPPGHHAQPDRADGYCFLNNAGLAVQLALDSGCAKVAVVDVDVHYGNGTAEGFYRTDNVLTISLHMNHGSWGPSHPRSGLADEIGEGRGLGYNLNIPLPNGSGDAGYEYAMNQLVVPAIDKFQPQLLVFVIGQDSSAFDPNGRQCLTMDGYRRIGKIMRSMANRHSDGKILIVQEGGYHITYSAYCLHATLEGVLNLEAPLLDDPIAYYPEDEKYTMKVVDVMKRCWKESIPFLKDI